From Flavobacterium arcticum, the proteins below share one genomic window:
- a CDS encoding zincin-like metallopeptidase toxin domain-containing protein yields the protein MPKSHELLEENRAAFNAFTNKIYVQKGMTEYEIFHEYKHLEEYTKLGKEES from the coding sequence TTGCCTAAAAGTCATGAATTACTGGAAGAAAACAGGGCCGCATTTAATGCGTTTACAAACAAGATATATGTTCAAAAAGGAATGACAGAATATGAGATTTTTCATGAATACAAACATCTAGAGGAATATACAAAATTAGGTAAAGAAGAATCATAA
- a CDS encoding zincin-like metallopeptidase toxin domain-containing protein, translated as MREYKRENYVYHEIFKNKNKFSQKELDNARKYINKIIKDCEMNGINIDKL; from the coding sequence ATAAGAGAATATAAAAGGGAAAATTATGTTTATCACGAAATTTTTAAAAATAAGAATAAGTTTAGTCAAAAAGAATTAGACAACGCAAGAAAATATATAAATAAGATTATTAAAGATTGTGAAATGAATGGCATCAACATTGATAAACTTTAA
- a CDS encoding tyrosine-type recombinase/integrase: MEEKNNGVSTQDIKKKVKRASNNVSFFQLGAERIENKNTAGIFSVANAELSILYNIEEFLNHKKTATRQSIIDDIKKRRRERLSHARKYGRNIPQEIKYFYGLKRLTFDEIDTAFITRFKIFCTSYLGQKTRTVTNQLIFIRTLYNLAIKEQITDGKNYPFAGDNEKIRIGSGNKIGLIKAEITSIENLELERNTSIWHTKNVWLFSYYFAGVRISDVLELKWNDFVDDRLYYQMNKNEKPVSLKIPDQALVIIEYYKTDMSSNEDFVFPFLKKANLKDPEDVFRKSRNATKLLNKNLKQIASLCNIEKNLSNHIARHSFGNIAGSKIHPRKLQKLYRHGDLKTTLNYQANFIHDELDEALDKVLNS; this comes from the coding sequence AGCTGAACGTATTGAAAATAAAAATACCGCCGGAATATTTTCAGTAGCTAATGCTGAGTTGTCTATCCTATATAACATCGAAGAATTTTTAAACCATAAGAAAACAGCAACACGCCAATCTATTATAGATGATATTAAGAAGCGTAGAAGAGAACGGCTGTCGCATGCACGTAAGTACGGCAGAAATATTCCTCAAGAGATTAAATATTTCTATGGGCTTAAAAGACTAACATTTGATGAAATTGACACAGCTTTCATCACAAGATTTAAAATCTTTTGTACTTCTTATTTAGGTCAAAAAACACGTACAGTCACTAATCAACTTATTTTTATAAGGACATTATACAATCTTGCTATCAAAGAACAGATCACGGATGGTAAAAATTATCCGTTTGCTGGAGACAATGAAAAAATACGTATTGGGTCAGGGAATAAAATAGGTTTAATCAAAGCTGAAATCACCTCAATAGAGAACTTAGAATTGGAAAGAAACACAAGTATTTGGCACACCAAAAATGTATGGCTTTTCTCTTATTATTTTGCAGGAGTACGTATTTCGGATGTTCTAGAGTTAAAGTGGAATGATTTTGTTGATGATAGACTTTACTATCAAATGAACAAGAATGAAAAGCCAGTAAGTTTAAAAATTCCTGATCAAGCATTGGTGATTATAGAATATTATAAAACAGATATGTCTTCAAATGAAGATTTTGTATTTCCATTTTTGAAGAAAGCCAATCTTAAAGATCCAGAGGATGTTTTTAGAAAGAGTAGAAATGCTACAAAGCTTTTGAATAAAAACCTAAAACAGATTGCTTCCTTATGCAATATTGAGAAAAATTTATCAAATCATATAGCAAGACACAGTTTTGGAAACATTGCAGGAAGTAAAATTCATCCTAGAAAATTGCAAAAGTTATATCGACATGGAGATCTTAAAACCACATTAAATTATCAGGCTAATTTCATTCATGACGAACTGGACGAGGCTTTGGATAAGGTTTTGAATTCATAA